The Clostridium chauvoei genome has a window encoding:
- the groES gene encoding co-chaperone GroES gives MNIKPLADRVVIKKLEAEETTKSGIVLTGTAKERPQEAKVVAVGPGAIVDGKRVEMEVKIGDKVLYSKYAGTEVKVSGTEYTILKQDDILAIVE, from the coding sequence ATGAATATTAAGCCACTTGCAGATAGAGTAGTAATTAAAAAATTAGAAGCAGAAGAAACTACAAAAAGTGGAATAGTTTTAACTGGTACAGCTAAGGAAAGACCACAAGAAGCAAAGGTTGTAGCTGTAGGTCCAGGAGCTATTGTAGATGGAAAAAGAGTTGAAATGGAAGTTAAAATAGGAGATAAGGTGCTTTATTCAAAGTATGCAGGTACTGAAGTTAAAGTATCAGGAACTGAATATACTATATTAAAACAAGATGATATATTAGCAATAGTTGAGTAG
- the groL gene encoding chaperonin GroEL (60 kDa chaperone family; promotes refolding of misfolded polypeptides especially under stressful conditions; forms two stacked rings of heptamers to form a barrel-shaped 14mer; ends can be capped by GroES; misfolded proteins enter the barrel where they are refolded when GroES binds) — protein MAKMLMFGEEARRSMQIGVDKLADTVKVTLGPKGRNVVLDKKFGAPLITNDGVSIAREIELEDPYENMGAQLVKEVATKTNDVAGDGTTTATLLAQAIIREGLKNVTAGANPMLIRNGIRMAVDKAVEEIKGISKPVAGKEDIARVAAISAADEEIGKLIADAMEKVGNEGVITVEESKSMGTELEVVEGMQFDRGYVSPYMVTDTEKMEAVLDNPLILITDKKISNIQEILPILEQIVQGGKKLLIIAEDIEGEAMATLVVNKLRGTFTCVAVKAPGFGDRRKEMLQDIAILTGGTVIAEELGLDLKEVTLDMLGQCESVKITKENTTIVNGKGNSADIKDRVHQIKVQIEETTSEFDKEKLTERLAKLAGGVAVVKVGAATETELKERKLRIEDALAATKAAVEEGIVPGGGTAYVNVIKEVAKLKSDIADTQVGINIIVRALEEPMRQIATNAGVEGSVIIENIKNSEALIGYDALYGTYTNMIKAGIVDPTKVTRSALQNASSVASTFLTTEAAVVEIPQKETPMQGAPGMGMDGMY, from the coding sequence ATGGCAAAGATGCTTATGTTTGGAGAAGAAGCAAGAAGATCAATGCAAATAGGTGTTGATAAACTAGCTGACACAGTTAAAGTAACATTAGGACCTAAAGGAAGAAATGTTGTATTAGATAAAAAATTTGGTGCACCACTTATAACTAATGATGGTGTTTCTATAGCAAGAGAAATAGAACTTGAAGATCCATATGAAAATATGGGAGCTCAATTAGTAAAAGAAGTTGCAACTAAAACTAATGATGTTGCTGGAGATGGTACTACTACAGCTACTCTTTTAGCGCAAGCTATTATAAGAGAAGGTCTTAAAAATGTAACAGCTGGAGCAAATCCAATGTTAATTAGAAATGGTATAAGAATGGCTGTTGATAAAGCAGTAGAAGAAATTAAAGGTATTTCTAAACCAGTAGCAGGTAAAGAAGATATTGCTAGAGTTGCAGCTATATCAGCAGCAGATGAAGAAATAGGTAAGTTAATTGCTGATGCTATGGAGAAGGTTGGAAACGAAGGCGTTATTACAGTAGAAGAATCAAAATCAATGGGTACTGAATTAGAAGTAGTTGAAGGTATGCAATTTGATAGAGGATATGTATCACCATATATGGTTACAGATACAGAAAAAATGGAAGCTGTATTAGATAATCCTCTAATCTTAATAACAGATAAAAAGATTAGTAACATACAAGAAATACTTCCTATATTAGAACAAATAGTTCAAGGTGGTAAAAAGCTTCTTATTATAGCAGAAGATATAGAAGGAGAAGCGATGGCTACACTAGTAGTTAATAAGCTAAGAGGAACATTTACATGTGTAGCAGTAAAAGCACCTGGATTTGGAGATAGAAGAAAAGAAATGCTTCAAGATATAGCAATATTAACAGGTGGAACTGTCATAGCAGAAGAGTTAGGCTTAGATCTTAAAGAAGTAACTCTTGATATGTTAGGTCAATGTGAAAGTGTTAAAATTACAAAAGAAAATACTACTATAGTTAATGGAAAAGGTAATTCAGCAGATATTAAAGATAGAGTTCATCAAATTAAAGTTCAAATAGAAGAAACTACTTCTGAATTTGATAAAGAAAAACTAACAGAAAGATTAGCTAAATTAGCTGGTGGAGTTGCTGTTGTTAAAGTTGGAGCTGCAACTGAAACAGAGCTTAAAGAAAGAAAACTAAGAATAGAAGATGCTTTAGCAGCGACTAAGGCAGCAGTTGAAGAAGGAATTGTTCCTGGTGGTGGAACTGCCTATGTAAATGTAATAAAAGAAGTAGCTAAGCTTAAATCAGATATTGCAGATACTCAAGTTGGTATAAATATTATAGTAAGAGCTTTAGAAGAACCAATGAGACAAATTGCAACTAATGCAGGAGTAGAAGGTTCAGTTATTATAGAAAATATTAAAAATAGTGAAGCTTTAATTGGATATGATGCACTTTATGGAACATATACAAATATGATTAAAGCTGGAATAGTAGATCCAACTAAGGTTACTAGATCAGCACTTCAAAATGCTTCATCAGTAGCATCAACATTCTTAACTACTGAAGCTGCGGTAGTTGAAATCCCACAAAAAGAAACTCCTATGCAAGGAGCACCAGGAATGGGTATGGATGGAATGTACTAA
- a CDS encoding type II secretion system protein: MNKIKLLNKKTSKKKPAFTLIELIAVMGIIAILASVLIPKVTVYVKEARKTQVIDQARKVILAVESVNMKSPNTIADDSNVEDAVEKSGGLLTNDDITKLNASKTNIATCKEIVDTEKYNFTLDDNNNLGDVKPIAQ; this comes from the coding sequence GTGAATAAAATAAAGTTATTAAATAAAAAAACATCTAAAAAGAAACCAGCATTTACATTAATAGAATTAATAGCAGTAATGGGAATAATAGCTATATTAGCTTCAGTATTAATACCTAAAGTAACAGTATATGTTAAAGAAGCTAGAAAAACACAAGTTATAGATCAAGCAAGAAAAGTTATATTAGCAGTAGAATCAGTTAATATGAAATCACCAAATACCATAGCTGATGATAGCAACGTAGAAGATGCAGTGGAAAAATCTGGTGGATTATTAACTAACGATGATATTACAAAGTTAAATGCAAGTAAAACTAATATAGCAACTTGTAAAGAGATAGTTGATACCGAAAAGTATAATTTTACTCTTGATGATAACAATAACTTAGGTGATGTAAAACCAATTGCTCAGTAA
- a CDS encoding prepilin peptidase, protein MSLFFILLIGLAIGSFLNVCIYRIPRDESIIFPASRCITCGYNLKISDLVPIFSYIFLKGKCRCCKEKISIKYPIVELINASLYLIIFLKYGYTLEFLKYSVLASLLIVIALIDFNTKFVYRSTVMFGLISGIIFWIGECLIAEKIIVNNIFGALIGFTFIFLIVITTRGMGEGDIEIATICGLFLGVKGIIITLFLSIIIAGIIAISILLFKLKDKKDAIAFGPYLAIGAVISITFSNHIFQWYVSYLLQ, encoded by the coding sequence TTGAGTTTATTTTTTATATTATTAATAGGTTTAGCTATAGGGAGTTTTTTAAATGTGTGCATATATAGAATTCCAAGGGACGAGTCGATAATTTTTCCAGCATCAAGGTGTATAACTTGTGGTTATAATCTTAAGATAAGTGATTTAGTTCCTATATTTAGTTATATATTTTTAAAGGGCAAATGTAGGTGTTGCAAAGAGAAAATATCAATAAAATATCCAATTGTAGAACTTATAAATGCAAGTTTGTATTTAATAATATTTTTAAAGTATGGATATACACTAGAGTTTCTAAAATATTCTGTTTTAGCATCCCTTTTAATTGTAATAGCATTAATAGATTTTAATACTAAGTTTGTATATAGATCTACTGTAATGTTTGGATTAATTTCAGGGATAATATTTTGGATTGGTGAATGTTTAATAGCTGAAAAAATAATAGTAAATAATATTTTTGGTGCTTTAATTGGATTTACATTTATCTTTTTAATTGTAATAACAACAAGAGGTATGGGGGAAGGTGATATAGAGATAGCTACTATTTGTGGATTATTTTTAGGAGTAAAAGGAATAATTATTACATTATTCCTTTCTATTATAATTGCTGGAATAATAGCAATTTCTATTTTACTTTTTAAATTAAAAGATAAAAAAGATGCTATTGCCTTTGGTCCTTATTTAGCGATAGGTGCTGTTATATCAATTACATTTTCCAATCATATTTTCCAATGGTATGTAAGCTATTTATTGCAATAA